One genomic region from Gadus morhua chromosome 9, gadMor3.0, whole genome shotgun sequence encodes:
- the nfatc3b gene encoding nuclear factor of activated T-cells, cytoplasmic 3 — MSGDDQPSGPDLRTLWSPGSPQDLVSPPCPPAPPHLLSASQGPQYSPQGSQYSPQGPQYSPQGSQYSPQGPQYSPLGPQYSPLGPPRTLACPSIHITAIAPFSHLELSGSRGMEDPPGPEDPLGPLGPEQTWLSLGPCYRDSALSPSPCSSLSSRSWLSDLSSCESFSHVYDDVEGELEEAAARCGLASPRASPRASPRASPRASPTPGWGAGFGVELWQQQYQQPSPGPSPRSSVTEETWLTQLPPSRPASRPASRPTSPCGKRRHSGGVDVRTRSPSPLCPPAPLCSPAPLCSPGPAPPEQSWPASPLPYGLQELNVPSKTRRTSGSQADPPPGQTPCQEEDLDRVLDSPPGQTPGLEDVLDRVLAALPFLDPPGTQTPPSELFLPVPPSIRWTNQRASGGPPLFSPSSPPPLDWPLPCSWGPVELQLVRGPRPFHRAHYETEGSRGAVRTASGGHPVVKLQGYSEQALVVQVFMATAEETPLRPHPFYQVHRVTGKSVTTACRETTLDGTRVLEVPLLPEHDMTASLDCVGILKLRNADIELRKGDLGRRNTRVRVGYRVHVPQLHGNVLCLQTASVPIECSQRLALELPQVVDFSPASGSVGEEMSIRGTNISSHSRVIFAHREPDGPCQWEAEASLVPERSSESVLVVRIPPYHNTQARGAVLVHFYVSNGKKRRSQSHSFTYLNSAPHHFLSPEDPPAAPLVKQEGWDYIPNNALVLQEPFHPHGPFYEAQGDYGSSLHPTLGSSPIRPLPPPFSFAMTTAYPTAAALPFANQSDPLLRYGPPVPAPPLRGPPPSTTVPPVTRLVGRGYWEDSPPPHSLFCQGGGAVRVKQEVEESLQEITLDEVNELIDRDFFGLGEATYQKPRDASGLQ; from the exons ATGTCCGGGGACGACCAGCCCTCAG gtCCAGACCTGAGGACCCTGTGGTCTCCTGGGTCCCCCCAGGACCTAGTCTCCCCACCatgtcctcctgctcctccacaccTCCTCAGTGCCTCCCAGGGGCCCCAGTACAGCCCCCAGGGGTCCCAGTAcagcccccaggggccccagtACAGCCCCCAGGGGTCCCAGTAcagcccccaggggccccagtACAGCCCCCTGGGGCCCCAGTACAGCCCCCTGGGCCCACCCCGGACCCTGGCCTGCCCCAGCATCCACATCACTGCCATCGCTCCCTTCAGCCACCTGGAGCTGAGCGGCTCCCGGGGGATGGAGGATCCCCCGGGGCCCGAGGACCCCCTGGGGCCGCTTGGCCCGGAGCAGACCTGGCTGTCCCTGGGGCCGTGCTACCGGGACTCGGCCCTGAGCCCCAGCCCCTGCAGCAGCCTGTCCTCGCGCTCCTGGCTGTCGGACCTGTCCTCCTGCGAGTCCTTCTCCCACGTCTACGACGACGTGGAGGGCgagctggaggaggcggcggcccGCTGTGGCCTGGCCTCCCCCCGGGCCTCCCCCCGGGCCTCCCCCCGGGCCTCCCCCCGGGCCTCCCCAACCCCAGGCTGGGGGGCGGGGTTTGGGGTAGAGCTGTGGCAGCAGCAGTACCAGCAgccctcccccggcccctccccccgctccagCGTGACAGAGGAGACCTGGCTGACGCAGCTCCCCCCCTCCAGACCCGCCTCCAGACCCGCCTCCAGACCCACCTCCCCCTGCGGCAAGAGACGCCATTCCGGTGGCGTTGATGTCCGGACCCGCTCCCCCTCGCCGctctgcccccccgcccctctctgctcccccgcccctctctgctcccccggCCCCGCACCCCCGGAGCAGTCATGGCCCGCTAGTCCTCTGCCCTACGGCCTCCAGGAGCTCAACGTGCCCTCCAAGACCAGGAGGACCTCAGGGAGCCaggcggaccccccccccgggcaGACCCCCTGTCAAGAGGAGGACCTGGACCGGGTCCTGGACTCCCCCCCCGGGCAGACCCCCGGGCTGGAGGACGTCCTGGACCGGGTCCTTGCGGCGCTTCCCTTCCTGGACCCCCCCGGAACCCAGACCCCTCCCTCAGAACTCTTCCTCCCGGTTCCTCCCAGCATCAgatggaccaatcagagagcttcAGGCGGCCCGCCTCTCTTCAG cccctcctccccaccccctctggACTGGCCCCTGCCCTGCTCCTGGGGCCCCGTGGAGCTGCAGCTGGTCCGGGGGCCCCGGCCCTTCCACCGCGCCCACTACGAGACGGAGGGCAGCCGGGGGGCCGTCAGGACGGCTTCTGGAGGACATCCCGTCGTCAAG ctccagGGCTACTCGGAGCAGGCCCTGGTGGTCCAGGTGTTCATGGCCACTGCGGAGGAGACGCCCCTGAGGCCACACCCCTTCTACCAGGTCCACCGCGTCACGGGGAAGAGCGTCACCACTGCCTGCCGCGAGACCACGCTGGATGGTACCAGGGTCCTGGAGGTCCCCCTCCTCCCGGAGCACGACATGACCGCCAG CCTGGACTGCGTGGGGATCCTGAAGCTGCGGAACGCCGACATCGAGCTTCGGAAGGGTGACCTGGGCCGCAGGAACACCCGGGTCCGGGTGGGGTACCGCGTCCACGTCCCCCAGCTCCACGGCAACGTGCTCTGTCTGCAGACGGCGTCCGTCCCCATCGAGTGCT CCCAGCGCCTGGCCCTAGAGCTGCCCCAGGTGGTGGACTTCAGCCCGGCCAGCGGCTCCGTTGGAGAGGAGATGAGCATCAGAGGAACCAACATCTCCTCCCACTCCAGAGTCATCTTCGCCCACAGAGAACCTG aCGGGCCGTGCCAGTGGGAGGCGGAGGCGTCGCTGGTCCcagagaggagcagtgag TCCGTCCTGGTGGTGAGGATCCCTCCATACCATAATACTCAGGCCAGAGGGGCCGTGCTGGTGCACTTCTACGTGTCCAATGGGAAGAAGAGGCGGAGTCAGAGCCACAGCTTTACGTACCTCAACTCCGCCccgcatcacttcctgtccccggAGGACCCCCCCGCGGCCCCGCTGGTCAAACAGGAAGGCTGGGACTACATCCCCAACAATGCCCTGGTGCTCCAGGAACCCTTTCACCCACATGGGCCTTTCTACGAGGCCCAAGGGGATTATGGGTCGTCACTTCACCCGACCCtaggctcctcccccatccGGCCACTCCCACCACCGTTTAGTTTTGCCATGACGACAGCCTATCCTACAGCAGCCGCTTTGCCTTTCGCTAACCAATCAGATCCTCTCCTGCGGTACGGACCCCCGGTGCCGGCCCCCCCTCTCAGGGGCCCTCCCCCTTCTACTACAGTTCCACCAGTCACCCGTCTAGTGGGGAGGGGCTACTGGGAGgactccccgcccccccactccctcttctgtcagggggggggggcggtccgggtgaaacaggaagtggaggagagCCTGCAGGAAATCACGCTGGACGAAG TGAACGAGCTCATCGACCGGGACTTCTTTGGGCTGGGCGAGGCGACGTACCAGAAGCCCCGCGACGCCAGTGGCCTGCAGTGA
- the pdcd2l gene encoding programmed cell death protein 2-like yields MAAADQEVVLLGLCDGAADPKEHTSSCLNSKIGDQPDVFPGGSRPSTDCPLCGVPLVHVVQVYCPLEGSPYHRTLHLFACTRPACSGRPRAWRVLRSQALETEVLPTGPVPDPPVPLAAATDWCDAADDWGMEDDIGDVPTNELPPQVVEKPPAEQPVLLVPPEAEVHQVPSEVEVSAGLQQLSLRGDAALLRGFYISVVEESELRGGEAGLEHAQRLLREYEEREGTSVGTALEGEENTSGGEKYEKSRARHGDAAFSRFMKRVSLCPEQVLRYSWGGEPLFISDLPSNWAQMVPVCDSCGTRRTFELQLMPALVSLLRPAGPTPDPGVPTPDSAPLEFGTVLVFTCGGSCWTTGSSPREEFVFLQDDPDQQLFI; encoded by the coding sequence ATGGCGGCGGCCGACCAGGAGGTGGTTCTGCTCGGCCTGTGTGACGGAGCAGCGGACCCGAAGGAACACACTTCGTCATGTCTGAACAGCAAGATCGGGGACCAGCCGGACGTGTTCCCCGGAGGGTCGCGGCCAAGCACGGACTGCCCTCTCTGCGGGGTGCCGCTGGTCCACGTTGTCCAGGTGTACTGTCCGCTGGAGGGATCCCCCTACCACAGGACCCTGCACCTGTTCGCCTGCACCCGGCCCGCCTGTAGCGGCAGACCCCGGGCCTGGAGGGTCCTCCGCTCACAGGCCTTAGAGACGGAGGTCCTACCCACCGGCCCGGTCCCGGACCCACCGGTGCCTCTGGCTGCGGCGACGGACTGGTGTGACGCCGCCGACGACTGGGGCATGGAGGACGACATCGGTGACGTTCCGACCAACGAACTCCCGCCTCAGGTGGTGGAGAAGCCTCCTGCTGAGCAGCCGGTTCTTCTGGTTCCCCCGGAGGCGGAGGTTCACCAGGTCCCCTCGGAGGTGGAAGTCAGCGCTGGGCTGCAACAGCTCTCCCTGCGGGGCGACGCGGCGCTGCTCCGAGGCTTCTACATCAGCGTGGTGGAGGAGTCGGAGCTCCGCGGCGGGGAGGCTGGCCTAGAGCACGCCCAGCGGCTGCTCCGGGAGTACGAGGAGCGGGAGGGGACCTCCGTGGGGACGGCCCTGGAGGGCGAGGAGAACACCTCCGGCGGAGAAAAGTACGAAAAGAGCCGAGCCCGCCACGGAGACGCGGCATTCAGCCGATTCATGAAGCGGGTGTCGCTGTGTCCGGAGCAGGTCCTCCGGTACAGCTGGGGCGGGGAGCCGCTCTTCATCTCAGACCTGCCCTCCAACTGGGCACAGATGGTACCGGTGTGCGATAGCTGTGGCACCCGCAGGACCTTTGAGCTCCAGCTGATGCCGGCTCTGGTCAGCCTTCTGCGGCCAGCGGGACCGACCCCGGACCCCGGAGTACCGACCCCGGATTCCGCGCCGCTGGAGTTTGGGACGGTGCTGGTGTTCACCTGCGGGGGCAGCTGCTGGACGACTGGCTCCTCACCGCGGGAGGAGTTCGTCTTCCTTCAGGACGACCCGGATCAGCAGCTGTTCATCTGA